In Chryseobacterium sp. C-71, the genomic window AAAGGTTTTGACCAAAATGTAGGATCATTTGGCATTACGCCAGTAGCCGGGAAACAATATCAGCTCATTGTAGAAGATAAAGCAGGAAAAACATTAATAGTCGACCTGCCTCAAGTGGCGACTTCGGGATTAAGTCTGCATGTTGAAAGTACAGATACTGCTGTAAAATATTCTCTTACATCAAAAAATATTGCGGAAGATCAATCATACAAAATCTTAGGCACAATTAATAATCAGATGGTTTACCGCGCTGAGATTAAAAAAATGTCGGGCAAAACGTTTTCGATACCTGCAGATAAACTGATTAACGGAATCTTACAGCTCACAGTATTTGATGCTAATGAAAATGTAGTTGCACAGCGTTTGTGTTTTGTACAGCCCAATGTTTTAAATATTAAGAAACCTGTTCTTGCAAATGCAATCAACACCTCTAGTCGTAGTAAAAACTCTATAACTATTGCAAACAATACACACTACAACTCTTATAGCGCTCTAGTGATAGACGCTGAAGATAGTAGTTCAGAAGAGGAAAATAGTTTATTAAGCAGTCTATGGATAAGCGGAGATTTCAGCTCACACATCTTCAAACCTGCACAGTACTTTGTTGAAAATAATAATTCTGAGGCTTTAGATGCTCTTTTAATATCTGAAAAATACAAAAGATTTGAATGGAAAAACATCATATCCGGAAATTATCCGCTGATCAAAAATAAACCTCAATCGTATATTTCGTATAAAGGGAAAGTGATGTCACAGGGAAAACCTGCAGCCAATTCGGAGCTTAATTTAATTTTTAAAATGCCCGAAGCAGGGATGAAGTTTAATCTGATAAAAACTGATTCCAACGGACTTTTTTCGTTAAATAATCTGGCTTTTGAAGATACCATGAAATTCTCTTATCAACTCAACTCAAAAGATAAAGCAGCAATAAGCAGTACACAGGTTTACTTCCAGCCAGATTTCAGTTTTGTACCACTTCGAAAAGATTTACCATATAGTAGAATGATACTTACAGACAGAATTCAGGGGGAAGAAGTTACTGAAAAAGTAGCTAAATCTGTTGCGAATTTAACCTCTGAAAAATTTATCAATGAAAAAATAACGGATATTGAAGAGGTAAAAATAAAAGGTGACAGAAGAAACAAAACACAAAAACTGAATGAGGCATTAAGTAGCCCTTTATTTAAAAGTGCCAACGAAATGGTGTTTGATTTTGTCAATGACAATAATGGCGCAGGAGCAATCAACATTCTTCAGTGGCTACAGGGCAGAGTTCCCGGTTTACAGATTAGTTCGCAAGGGATAAATGCCACTGCAACCATGCGTGGCGGTCCTGTAGAACTTTTTCTTGACGAGATGAGGGCTGATGCCTCCCTAATTTCTTCCATATCTGTTTCGGATGTTGCCATGATCAAAGTGATCAGAGGAATGTTCTCAGGGAGTTCAGGTGGCGGGAACGGAGCGATCATCATCTACACACGCCGAGGTGGAATTACCGGTTCTGTTCCTGATAATGGATCAAAAATTTTGAAAGACATGACTTTAAAAGGCTATGACAAGGAAGAACCTTTTAAAAATGAAATATATAACGACATAGACGCTCAGAGTCTTTCCAAAGACAGTCGCAGTACTTTATACTGGAATCCTTATCTGCCGAATCAACCGAAAGAGTCTACAAAAATAAATTTCTACAACAACGATGATGCAAAAAGTTTTAAAGTCATCATTATCGGATTTGATGAAGAAACGGATACCCCACTCTACTTCAACGATATTTTAAAATAATTCAATTTTATCATTAAAAGCCAATTACATTCTGTGATTGGTTTTTTGTTTACATTCAAATTTTAATAGTCTAAAAAAGTCAGTATTTTAGCACTTCCAAAAATGAAGAATGAATACTACTGAATACATTAAAAGCTCCCTCAACTTATCCGAAAAAAGCATTAACGCTACCTTAAAATTACTATCTGAAGACTGCACCATTCCGTTTATTTCTCGTTATCGAAAAGATGCGACAGGTAATTTGGATGAGGTTGCGATTGAAAGTATCTTTAAATTAAATAAACAGTTTGAAGAAATTGTAAAGCGAAAAGAAAGTATTTTAAAATCGATTGAAGAGCAAGATGCTTTAACCTCAGAATTAAAAACCAGAATTGAAGAAAGTTTTGATATACAAGAGCTTGAAGATCTGTATTTACCTTTCAAAAAGCGTAGAAAAACCAAAGCTGATGCTGCTAAAGAAAAAGGTTTAGAACCTTTAGCCAAAATTATTATGAGCCAAAAAGCAAATGATCTGCAGCATTTGGTTTCAAAATATTTAAATGATCTGGTTCCATCTGAAGATGAAGCTTTGCAGGGAGCGAGAGACATCATGGCAGAATGGATCAACGAAAATATGTACGTCCGTAAAAATCTCCGTCGACTTTTTCAGCGTAAAGCAATCATCTCCTCTAAATTGGTAAAAGCCAAGAAAGATGAAGAGGGAGCGCAGAAGTTTTCTCAATATTTTGAGTGGGAAGAAAGTCTCAACAGAACGCCTTCACACAGACTTCTGGCCGTGCTGAGAGCAGAATCAGAAGGTTTTGTAAAAACCAATATCGGAATTGATAAAGATGAAGCAATTTATTTTATAGAAAATGCCATCATCAAATCAAGAAACGTAAGTTCAGAACAGATTTCTTTAGCCATTAAAGATTCGTACAAAAGACTTTTAGAACCCGCAATTTCAAATGAAACTTTACATGAAGCTAAAGAAAAAGCGGACAAAAAAGCGATTGAAATATTTTCTGAAAACTTAGACCAGCTTTTACTCGCTCCACCTTTGGGTGAAAAAAGAATTTTAGCCATCGATCCTGGTTATAAGAGTGGTTGCAAAGTTGTTTGTCTGGATGAAAAAGGAGATTTACTACACAACGAAACGATTTACCCTCACGCTCCGCAAAACGAAAGCGGAATGGCGATGAAGAAAATCCGTTCTATGGTGAATGCTTACAATATTCAGGCGATCTCTATCGGAAACGGAACTGCAAGCCGTGAGACTGAATTTTTCATTAAAAAAATTGCTTTCGATAAACCTTTGCAGGTTTTTGTAGTTTCTGAAGCCGGAGCTTCCGTCTATTCAGCCAGTAAAATTGCGAGAGATGAATTTCCAAGTTTTGATGTGACGGTTCGTGGTGCGGTTTCTATTGGAAGAAGACTTTCTGATCCTTTGGCAGAGTTGGTTAAAATTGACGCAAAATCAATCGGTGTGGGGCAATATCAACACGATGTAGACCAGACTCAGCTTAAAAACGAGCTGGATTCTACCGTGATGAGATGCGTAAATTCAGTTGGAATTAATTTAAATACGGCAAGCAAATCACTATTAAGTTACGTTTCGGGAATTGGTGAAAAAATGGCTGAAAACATTGTGAATTACCGAGCTGAAAACGGAGCTTTTGAAGAAAGAAAACAATTAAAGAAAGTTCCGAGGTTGGGAGAGAAAGCCTATCAGCAGGCTGCAGCATTTATCAGAATCACCAATTCAAAGAATCCTTTAGACAATTCAGCCGTTCACCCTGAAGCATACGGAATTGTTGAAAAAATGGCAAAAGATTTAGGTATAAAAACCGATGAACTTATCGCTAATAAAGAGAAAATTGCTTTGGTTCAACCTGAAAAATATATTACCGGAGACATCGGAATTTTAGGAATAAAAGATATTTTAAAAGAACTTGAAAAACCTGGTTTAGATCCGAGAAAAGCCGCTAAAGTTTTTGAATTTGATCCGAATGTAAAAAGCATTAAAAATTTAAATATCGGAATGATTCTACCGGGAATTGTCAATAATATTACCGCCTTCGGATGTTTTGTTGATCTGGGAATTAAAGAAAGCGGACTGGTTCATATCTCACAATTGAAAGACGGTTTTGTTTCTGATGTGAATGAAGTGGTGAAATTGCATCAGCACGTTCAGGTGAGAGTAACAGAAGTGGATGAGGCGAGGAAGAGGATTCAGTTGAGTATGATTTTGTAATCAGAAGTTATGAGAATTTCAGAACTCACAGAAAGAAAAACGACTCGCAGAGCAACACGAAATTTTGATTCGGAAGGTCGACGTATTTATAATGAATTTGAATATGATTTGCCTTACAAAATAGATTTTTATGGCAGTGACCAAAAAAGACAAGTTGCAAAATTTATTGATATGATACTGTTCTTTTTAGTTTTATATTTTATTTTTCACCTACCTATAATTTATTCCTTCATTGGTTCAATTCCTTTAGTTATAATATTCGGAAGTATCACCGAAACCCTTTGGGGAACAACTTTAGGTAAGAAAATTTTTAAAATAAAAGTAATTGATGATTATGGAAATTATCCGGAAATCTCAAAATCTTTAAAAAGAAATTTTCTTTGTCTGGCAAATTTTTATCCCAAATTCTCAGAACACACCACTAGAAATGTAGCATTTGGAACTCAAACACGTTTTAGAACAGATTTAAGTATGCACATGAACAATAAACTTTGTCATACTTATACCATAAAAGAAAGTCAGTTGTTGGAAATCAAAAAACTGTTAGAACAAAAAAAGTAGCCTGAAAATCAGGCTACTTTTTGTTTTATTTAAAATCTTTAGAATCTCTTCTCGGTTCTTTTACTTCCGGCCATTTTGTGATGTCTCCCTTATCATCTGATGGCATTGCTCTGCGTTCTCTGCTCGTAAATTCAGGATCTTCTGATGCCATATAAGCTAAAGTTGCGGTAAGAATCACATTATTTTTAACCTCATCAAAAACAATTTTATCATAGGTATCTTTCGTGGTATGCCAAGTATACCCGAAATATCCCCAGTTTAATGAACTTAAAGAAAATCCGGGAACTCCTGCCGCAACGAATGAAGCGTGGTCAGAACCTCCTCCACCAGGCATTCCCGGGAAATCTGTTTTGATATGGTCACGTACATTTTTAGGAACTGCATTCAGCCATTTTCCAATATAATCATAAGATTTTACAAAGCCTTGACCTGCAATATTAATTACTCGTCCCGTTCCGTTATCCTGATTGAAAACTGCCTGAGTTCCTTTGATGATTTCAGGATTATCTGCCACAAAACCTCTTGAACCGTTTAATCCTTGATCTTCACTTCCCCACAATCCTACAACAATAGTTCTCTTAGGATTCGGATAATATTTTTTTAGAATTCGCATCGTTTCAAGCATTGTTAAAACTCCCGTTCCGTTGTCTGTTGCACCCTGAGCTCCGTCCCAAGAGTCTAAGTGAGCTGAAAGTATTATATATTCGTCAGGTTTTTCTGAACCCTTAATCATCCCAAAGGTGTTGAATGTTTTGGCATCAGGAAGAACTTTAGATTGTGCATCAACCTTGATTCTGGGCTTCGTTCCCTTTTCAGCCATTCTGTAGAGCATTCCGTAATCTTCCACATCGATATCAAACATCGGGATTTTGGAAGTTTTTGCTCCGAAAATACGATTGGCACCCATAATTCCAGTCCAGTTTGAAATCGCAATTCCCGCCGCTCCTGCTTTTTCTAAAGATTCAGGAAGCGTATTGTTATCATAACCAATATTCTTTACATAATCACGGAAGTCTTTTGCAGCCTGTTCTTTTTCGGCTTTTAATTTTTCATATAATTCAGGAGTTGCAAATTCTTTGATCTGCTCATCCGAACGACCTATTTTCTGATACTGCGCCATCAAAACA contains:
- a CDS encoding M28 family peptidase, with amino-acid sequence MKINTFFAVPVVVLASQFCHAESTVQKLNPIVESIVNETNNHSQLEDMAFELLDGIGPRLVGTPEMLKSNEWTADKLKSWGIDAKLQQFGTWKGWQRGTTHVDMVYPRMKSLSATQLAWSPSTKKAVEAEVIVLPKVSSKAEFDQWLPSAKGKIVLMAQYQKIGRSDEQIKEFATPELYEKLKAEKEQAAKDFRDYVKNIGYDNNTLPESLEKAGAAGIAISNWTGIMGANRIFGAKTSKIPMFDIDVEDYGMLYRMAEKGTKPRIKVDAQSKVLPDAKTFNTFGMIKGSEKPDEYIILSAHLDSWDGAQGATDNGTGVLTMLETMRILKKYYPNPKRTIVVGLWGSEDQGLNGSRGFVADNPEIIKGTQAVFNQDNGTGRVINIAGQGFVKSYDYIGKWLNAVPKNVRDHIKTDFPGMPGGGGSDHASFVAAGVPGFSLSSLNWGYFGYTWHTTKDTYDKIVFDEVKNNVILTATLAYMASEDPEFTSRERRAMPSDDKGDITKWPEVKEPRRDSKDFK
- a CDS encoding RDD family protein, which encodes MRISELTERKTTRRATRNFDSEGRRIYNEFEYDLPYKIDFYGSDQKRQVAKFIDMILFFLVLYFIFHLPIIYSFIGSIPLVIIFGSITETLWGTTLGKKIFKIKVIDDYGNYPEISKSLKRNFLCLANFYPKFSEHTTRNVAFGTQTRFRTDLSMHMNNKLCHTYTIKESQLLEIKKLLEQKK
- a CDS encoding Tex family protein — translated: MNTTEYIKSSLNLSEKSINATLKLLSEDCTIPFISRYRKDATGNLDEVAIESIFKLNKQFEEIVKRKESILKSIEEQDALTSELKTRIEESFDIQELEDLYLPFKKRRKTKADAAKEKGLEPLAKIIMSQKANDLQHLVSKYLNDLVPSEDEALQGARDIMAEWINENMYVRKNLRRLFQRKAIISSKLVKAKKDEEGAQKFSQYFEWEESLNRTPSHRLLAVLRAESEGFVKTNIGIDKDEAIYFIENAIIKSRNVSSEQISLAIKDSYKRLLEPAISNETLHEAKEKADKKAIEIFSENLDQLLLAPPLGEKRILAIDPGYKSGCKVVCLDEKGDLLHNETIYPHAPQNESGMAMKKIRSMVNAYNIQAISIGNGTASRETEFFIKKIAFDKPLQVFVVSEAGASVYSASKIARDEFPSFDVTVRGAVSIGRRLSDPLAELVKIDAKSIGVGQYQHDVDQTQLKNELDSTVMRCVNSVGINLNTASKSLLSYVSGIGEKMAENIVNYRAENGAFEERKQLKKVPRLGEKAYQQAAAFIRITNSKNPLDNSAVHPEAYGIVEKMAKDLGIKTDELIANKEKIALVQPEKYITGDIGILGIKDILKELEKPGLDPRKAAKVFEFDPNVKSIKNLNIGMILPGIVNNITAFGCFVDLGIKESGLVHISQLKDGFVSDVNEVVKLHQHVQVRVTEVDEARKRIQLSMIL